From Priestia filamentosa, a single genomic window includes:
- the fdhD gene encoding formate dehydrogenase accessory sulfurtransferase FdhD, with protein MGSIIKRRNIIKFTNGKTINIEDSVATEFPVTIKVNKKEFVTMVCTPQYIEDMVIGYLASERVIQSYKDIKNLWLQEKEGFVHVEIENLHTYYETFQNKRYITSCCGGSRQGFVFTTDALAAKKINSNHVSVTPEECIYFMNKLQNSADTFKHTGGVHSAALYDRNGFSLERMDIGRHNALDKIYGYCLKNNLDLHGKVVAFSGRISSEILLKANKIGCEVLLSKSAPTELALELAEQLGMTTVGFIRGDGFNVYTGSKRIIFPT; from the coding sequence ATGGGATCAATCATAAAAAGACGCAATATTATTAAATTTACGAATGGAAAGACAATAAACATAGAAGATTCTGTTGCTACAGAATTTCCAGTGACAATCAAGGTAAATAAAAAAGAATTTGTGACAATGGTATGCACACCTCAATATATAGAGGATATGGTAATTGGCTATTTAGCCTCTGAACGAGTGATTCAGTCCTATAAAGATATTAAGAATTTATGGCTGCAAGAAAAAGAAGGATTTGTTCATGTTGAAATTGAAAACCTTCATACATATTATGAAACCTTTCAAAACAAGCGCTATATTACATCATGTTGTGGAGGAAGCCGGCAAGGTTTTGTTTTTACAACGGATGCGCTTGCAGCTAAGAAGATAAATTCCAATCATGTAAGCGTTACCCCTGAGGAATGTATTTACTTTATGAATAAGCTCCAAAACAGTGCAGATACGTTCAAACATACTGGAGGTGTTCACAGTGCCGCTCTTTATGACCGAAATGGTTTCTCTCTAGAAAGAATGGATATTGGAAGGCACAATGCCCTAGATAAAATCTACGGGTATTGCTTAAAGAATAACCTTGATTTACATGGGAAAGTTGTGGCTTTTAGCGGGCGAATTTCTTCTGAAATTTTGCTTAAAGCAAATAAGATAGGCTGTGAGGTTTTACTATCTAAATCTGCTCCAACCGAGCTAGCGCTAGAACTTGCAGAACAGCTTGGGATGACAACTGTCGGCTTCATTCGAGGAGATGGTTTTAATGTTTATACAGGAAGCAAACGCATTATTTTCCCTACCTAA
- the fdhF gene encoding formate dehydrogenase subunit alpha: MEKTVAVTINGEEHNIQQGTRLLDYLLAQNIPHPHVCYSETLGPIQTCDTCMCEISGDIMRACSTEVQEGMEILTSSERAQSSQKEAMDRLLENHLLYCTVCDNNNGNCRVHNTAEQLEIEHQTRPFREKGYEKDYSHPFYRYDPDQCILCGRCVEVCQDVQVNETLTIDWERKMPRVLWDNGKSINESSCVSCGQCVTVCPCNALMEKSMIGEAGFLTGMSEKILNPMIDLVKEVEPDYKTIFALSEVEAAAREKRTKKTKTVCTFCGVGCSFEVWTKGREILKIEPTEQAPVNSISTCIKGKFGWDFVNSDERLTTPLIRKGDQFVQASWNEALTLIGEKFGFIKEKYGGDALGFVSSSKTTNEEAYLMQKLARQVFETNNVDNCSRYCQSPATNGLLATVGYGGDSGTIQDIENAGLVITIGANPTEGHPVLATRVKSARKLRGQKLIVADLRKHELAERSDLFLRPKQGTDYVWLTALAKYMIDKGWHDEKFIRERIDNYEEYVELLDKYTLDYASEVTGLSIETLHNTAKMIYEADGTCILWGMGVTQNIAGSHTSGAIVNLLLVTGNFGRTGTGAYPLRGHNNVQGSCDMGALPQSLPGNEPLTNDEARQRFEEAYGVSISKESGLTNINMLVGAQAGSLKGIYLVGEDMALVDANAEHVQDALSNLDFFVVQDLFFTKTAQFADVILPASPSLEKEGTFTNTERRIQRLYQAIPPLEDSKPDWWIIQEIANRCGAQWNYRHPSDIMDEIARLCPNFAGVSYERLEGWKSLVWPVQQSGKDEPLLYTKRFNFPDGKARFSLKEYVPPLQFPKEYDLTLNNGRLLEQFHVGNMTNKSKGIQYKLPEVFVEVSPHLAAERGIKDGSLVRLRSPYGAIKLHALVTDRVEGNELYVPMHSVQHENAVNLLTGTAGDLQTQTPAYKQTKVKMDVLAENGEKPLPSYNHRYAQRHPQLGVEVERKWKRNDYEPIADQNQPIRKETNVR, translated from the coding sequence ATGGAAAAGACGGTGGCAGTTACAATTAATGGGGAAGAACATAACATTCAACAAGGGACAAGGCTCTTAGATTATTTACTAGCTCAAAATATCCCTCATCCTCACGTTTGCTATTCTGAAACGTTAGGTCCCATTCAAACATGTGATACATGTATGTGTGAAATTAGCGGCGATATTATGCGAGCTTGTTCTACTGAAGTCCAAGAAGGAATGGAGATTTTAACCTCATCTGAACGTGCTCAATCTTCTCAGAAAGAAGCGATGGATCGCCTGTTGGAAAATCATTTATTATACTGCACAGTTTGTGATAACAATAATGGAAATTGCCGTGTACATAATACAGCAGAACAGCTTGAGATTGAACATCAAACACGTCCATTTCGTGAAAAAGGATACGAAAAGGATTATTCTCATCCTTTTTACCGCTATGATCCAGATCAGTGCATTTTATGCGGGAGATGTGTAGAAGTTTGCCAGGACGTTCAAGTAAACGAAACGCTTACCATTGACTGGGAACGTAAAATGCCACGTGTTCTGTGGGACAACGGAAAAAGTATTAACGAGTCTTCCTGTGTATCCTGTGGTCAATGTGTCACTGTTTGTCCATGTAATGCCCTAATGGAAAAATCGATGATTGGAGAAGCTGGATTTTTAACAGGAATGTCAGAAAAGATATTAAATCCAATGATTGATCTTGTGAAAGAAGTTGAGCCCGATTACAAGACTATTTTTGCCCTATCAGAAGTAGAAGCAGCAGCCCGAGAAAAACGAACAAAGAAAACCAAAACAGTATGCACTTTCTGTGGTGTTGGCTGTTCATTTGAAGTATGGACAAAAGGCCGAGAAATCTTAAAGATTGAACCAACCGAACAGGCGCCTGTTAACAGTATTTCAACCTGTATTAAAGGAAAATTCGGCTGGGATTTTGTAAATAGCGATGAACGGCTAACAACGCCTCTCATCCGAAAAGGCGATCAGTTCGTTCAAGCATCTTGGAATGAAGCTCTTACACTCATTGGAGAAAAGTTCGGGTTTATAAAAGAAAAGTATGGTGGAGATGCTCTTGGATTTGTAAGCTCTTCTAAAACGACAAATGAAGAAGCCTATTTAATGCAGAAGCTTGCTCGTCAAGTTTTTGAAACAAATAACGTTGACAACTGTTCCCGCTACTGTCAATCTCCTGCCACAAATGGATTGCTTGCAACTGTTGGCTATGGAGGAGATTCTGGCACCATTCAAGACATTGAGAATGCTGGTCTTGTGATCACTATCGGTGCAAATCCAACAGAAGGACATCCTGTATTAGCAACTCGTGTCAAAAGCGCTCGTAAACTTCGCGGCCAAAAGCTCATTGTAGCTGACCTTAGAAAACACGAATTAGCAGAACGCTCAGATTTATTTCTTCGCCCGAAACAAGGAACAGACTATGTATGGTTAACGGCTCTTGCAAAATATATGATTGACAAAGGCTGGCATGATGAAAAATTCATCCGCGAGCGTATTGACAATTATGAGGAATATGTAGAGCTCTTAGACAAATATACACTTGATTATGCCTCAGAAGTGACAGGTCTCTCTATAGAAACCCTTCACAATACAGCAAAAATGATTTATGAAGCGGACGGAACCTGTATTCTTTGGGGAATGGGCGTGACGCAAAATATTGCAGGATCCCATACGTCAGGAGCAATTGTGAACCTTCTGCTTGTAACGGGTAATTTTGGACGAACAGGAACAGGTGCTTATCCGCTTCGAGGTCACAATAATGTACAAGGGTCCTGTGATATGGGTGCACTCCCACAGTCGCTTCCTGGAAATGAACCACTTACAAATGATGAAGCAAGACAAAGGTTTGAAGAGGCTTACGGAGTGTCTATTTCAAAAGAAAGCGGCTTAACGAACATAAACATGTTAGTAGGAGCGCAAGCAGGAAGTTTAAAAGGCATTTATTTAGTAGGAGAAGATATGGCCTTAGTTGATGCAAATGCGGAGCATGTTCAGGATGCACTGAGTAATCTAGATTTTTTCGTTGTGCAAGATTTATTTTTCACAAAAACCGCTCAGTTTGCAGATGTGATTTTACCAGCTTCACCCTCCCTTGAAAAAGAGGGAACATTCACGAATACAGAACGAAGAATCCAACGTCTTTATCAAGCGATCCCACCGTTAGAAGATTCTAAACCAGATTGGTGGATTATTCAAGAGATAGCAAACAGATGCGGGGCTCAGTGGAATTATCGCCATCCAAGCGATATTATGGATGAAATTGCTCGCCTTTGCCCAAACTTCGCAGGTGTTTCATATGAGAGATTAGAAGGATGGAAGAGCCTTGTATGGCCTGTTCAACAAAGTGGAAAAGATGAGCCGCTTCTCTATACAAAACGCTTCAATTTTCCAGATGGAAAAGCGCGTTTCTCACTCAAAGAATATGTACCGCCACTCCAGTTTCCAAAAGAGTATGACCTAACGTTAAATAACGGCCGGCTGTTAGAACAATTTCACGTTGGCAATATGACAAACAAATCAAAAGGCATTCAGTACAAGCTTCCTGAAGTATTTGTAGAAGTTTCTCCACACCTTGCAGCAGAGAGAGGAATAAAGGATGGTTCACTTGTTCGCCTCCGCTCTCCATATGGGGCAATTAAACTTCATGCTCTTGTCACAGATCGCGTCGAAGGAAACGAACTATATGTACCGATGCACTCTGTTCAGCATGAAAATGCCGTCAACCTTCTAACAGGAACGGCAGGAGATCTTCAAACCCAAACTCCTGCCTATAAGCAAACAAAAGTAAAGATGGATGTTTTAGCAGAAAACGGAGAAAAGCCACTTCCATCTTACAATCACCGTTATGCTCAACGTCATCCTCAGCTTGGGGTTGAAGTTGAACGAAAATGGAAGCGCAATGATTATGAACCGATTGCAGATCAAAACCAGCCTATAAGAAAAGAAACAAATGTAAGGTAA
- the lepB gene encoding signal peptidase I: MEKRKEIFSWIKVFGFAIVIALIARNFIFSPYTVHGESMMPTIQNDNRVIVSKLSDIDRFDTIVFDAPDSDDRYIKRVIGLPGDTVEMKNDTLYVNGKAYSEDYLNSVAKQESISQHWTEDFTLEEKTGKKVVPKGYVFVLGDNRPISKDSRIFGLLSMKSIQGQAVFRFWPFNEIGPL, encoded by the coding sequence GTGGAAAAACGTAAAGAAATCTTCTCTTGGATTAAAGTATTTGGCTTTGCTATTGTAATTGCGTTAATTGCACGCAACTTCATTTTTTCTCCATACACGGTTCATGGGGAATCTATGATGCCAACTATTCAAAATGATAATCGTGTAATTGTGAGTAAACTGAGTGATATAGATCGATTTGATACCATCGTCTTTGATGCTCCAGACTCTGATGATCGTTATATTAAACGCGTAATTGGCCTTCCTGGAGATACGGTAGAAATGAAAAATGATACCCTATATGTGAATGGAAAAGCCTATTCAGAAGACTATTTAAATTCTGTAGCTAAACAAGAATCAATTAGCCAACATTGGACAGAAGACTTTACTTTAGAAGAAAAAACAGGTAAAAAAGTGGTGCCTAAAGGATATGTATTTGTTCTTGGCGATAATCGTCCGATAAGCAAAGATAGCCGGATTTTCGGTTTACTTTCTATGAAAAGTATTCAAGGACAAGCGGTATTTCGCTTTTGGCCATTTAATGAAATAGGTCCGCTTTAA
- a CDS encoding YdcF family protein, which produces MIYIIKFLYGFVLPPGLFVTGTLLLGLFAYRRDKVLARCFLLLSFLLYLFFIPFTGHFLIHTLEKQYSPSKEVSGDVIVMLGGGATFDTPDVDGKGHLYGSAANRLLTAARLHNQTGLPIVVSGGTVYPDNGSEADIAKRQLISLGIEQEAIFVETKSRNTEENAKYTKKLLKKEHFQKPILVTSAYHMPRAVKHFHNVGLTVEPYPTDYSSNQKTEVYPNQFSPAMITSTYKALKEYVGMLAS; this is translated from the coding sequence ATGATTTATATTATTAAATTTTTATACGGGTTTGTGCTTCCTCCTGGTTTATTTGTTACAGGAACGCTTTTACTTGGTTTATTTGCGTATCGACGGGATAAAGTGCTAGCTCGTTGCTTCCTTTTGTTATCTTTCTTGCTCTATCTTTTCTTTATTCCTTTTACAGGCCACTTTTTGATTCACACACTAGAGAAACAATACTCTCCTTCAAAAGAAGTGTCAGGAGATGTGATTGTTATGCTTGGAGGCGGGGCAACCTTTGATACTCCTGATGTTGATGGCAAAGGTCATCTCTACGGAAGTGCAGCAAACCGCTTATTAACAGCGGCTCGACTACATAATCAAACAGGATTACCTATTGTTGTTTCTGGAGGCACTGTTTATCCTGATAACGGTAGTGAAGCAGATATTGCGAAACGTCAGCTAATCAGTTTAGGCATTGAGCAAGAGGCCATTTTTGTAGAAACGAAAAGTCGCAACACAGAAGAAAATGCGAAATATACAAAAAAGTTATTGAAAAAAGAGCATTTTCAAAAACCGATTCTCGTTACATCTGCTTATCATATGCCGCGTGCTGTCAAACATTTTCATAACGTTGGCCTTACAGTAGAGCCATATCCGACAGACTATTCATCAAATCAGAAAACAGAAGTATATCCAAATCAGTTTTCTCCTGCGATGATTACTTCAACATATAAAGCACTTAAGGAATATGTAGGCATGCTTGCAAGTTAA
- a CDS encoding GNAT family N-acetyltransferase codes for MDIKQNEESFYIGEEEGKKAELHFTIEGDTIVVDHTFVSDELRGQGVAGKLLHQVVEMAREQNKKITPTCSYAKQKLQDTKEYHDVLS; via the coding sequence ATGGATATCAAACAAAACGAAGAATCTTTTTATATTGGGGAGGAAGAAGGAAAAAAAGCAGAACTACACTTTACAATAGAGGGAGACACCATTGTGGTAGACCACACTTTTGTGTCAGATGAGCTAAGAGGTCAGGGAGTGGCAGGGAAACTGCTTCATCAAGTTGTGGAAATGGCTCGAGAGCAAAATAAAAAAATTACACCAACGTGTTCTTATGCTAAGCAAAAGCTTCAAGATACAAAAGAGTATCATGATGTCCTGTCATAA
- a CDS encoding CoA-disulfide reductase: MKYVIIGGDAAGMSAAMQIVRNDQEAEVITLEKGEIYSYGQCGLPYVIGGKVSSTNDLIVRSADTFREKYGINAYTHTEVKKVDEKEKKVYGIHTKTGEGFFHSYDKLLIATGASPNQPDWPGVELGHVHLLKTIPDAKKIQESLQEGIQNVTIVGGGYIGLEMAENFLELGKKVRIIQRGGQLASLFDEEMAAHIHEEAKRKGIELCLEEDVEALIGEENVREIHTNKGTYETDLVLLATGVHPNTRFLEGSGIKVGIKGAIEVNAYMETNVKDIYAAGDCALHYHRIKQKNDYVPLGTTANKQGRIAGLNMLEKGVPFQGIVGSSIIQFLELTLGRTGLTEKEAKELHFPYEVISFQTKSHAGYYPQAEDLYLKLLYQKDSGLLLGGQIIGKQGVDKRIDVLATALYHKMTVHELEDLDLSYSPPYNSVWDPIQQAVKRRSPK; the protein is encoded by the coding sequence ATGAAATATGTGATTATCGGTGGAGATGCAGCGGGAATGAGTGCTGCGATGCAAATTGTCCGCAACGATCAAGAGGCAGAGGTCATTACCCTTGAAAAAGGAGAGATTTACTCCTACGGTCAATGTGGACTTCCTTATGTGATTGGTGGAAAAGTTTCATCAACTAATGACTTGATTGTACGCAGTGCGGATACCTTTCGAGAGAAATATGGCATTAACGCTTATACACATACAGAAGTCAAAAAGGTAGACGAAAAAGAGAAAAAGGTTTATGGCATACATACAAAAACAGGAGAAGGTTTTTTCCACTCTTACGATAAACTGCTCATTGCGACAGGTGCTAGTCCAAATCAACCCGATTGGCCTGGTGTAGAGCTAGGGCATGTTCATCTGCTAAAAACGATTCCAGATGCCAAAAAGATTCAAGAAAGTCTTCAAGAGGGGATTCAAAACGTCACCATTGTAGGGGGAGGTTACATCGGCCTTGAAATGGCTGAAAACTTTCTCGAACTAGGAAAAAAAGTACGCATCATTCAACGAGGAGGACAGCTTGCTTCTCTGTTTGATGAAGAGATGGCTGCCCATATTCATGAAGAGGCAAAGCGAAAAGGGATTGAGCTTTGTTTAGAAGAAGATGTAGAAGCACTGATTGGGGAAGAGAATGTGCGGGAAATTCATACCAATAAAGGTACATATGAAACAGATCTTGTGCTGCTCGCAACAGGGGTTCATCCTAATACGCGCTTTCTAGAAGGAAGCGGTATAAAGGTGGGAATAAAGGGAGCCATTGAAGTGAATGCTTATATGGAAACGAACGTAAAAGATATTTATGCAGCAGGCGACTGTGCCCTTCACTATCATCGTATCAAACAGAAAAATGACTATGTTCCGCTTGGCACAACAGCAAATAAGCAAGGAAGAATAGCAGGACTAAATATGCTAGAGAAAGGGGTTCCTTTTCAAGGGATTGTAGGTTCTTCGATTATTCAATTTCTCGAGCTCACGCTTGGAAGAACCGGTTTAACCGAAAAGGAAGCAAAAGAGCTTCACTTCCCATATGAGGTGATTTCTTTCCAAACTAAAAGTCATGCAGGGTACTATCCACAAGCAGAGGACCTTTATCTCAAACTTCTTTATCAAAAAGATAGCGGCCTGCTTTTAGGAGGACAAATTATCGGAAAGCAAGGAGTAGATAAACGGATAGATGTGCTTGCTACCGCTCTTTATCACAAAATGACTGTTCATGAGCTTGAAGATTTAGATTTAAGCTATTCTCCGCCTTACAATAGCGTATGGGATCCGATCCAACAGGCAGTAAAAAGGCGATCACCGAAATAG
- a CDS encoding DUF1641 domain-containing protein, with protein sequence MAKPITKIEKLVLTEEEEQERTLQEMLHELSKNVGGVKETMTLLQELHKSGILGAVNHLVEAKEDVTEIAVEQMLRPPVTNAINNAMAAAGALTDINPQTTEKLASGFAKGLQKAEEGLKEEKKISMFELARSLKDPDVNRAIKFSLNLLKGVGEGLNEK encoded by the coding sequence ATGGCGAAACCTATTACAAAAATTGAAAAACTAGTATTAACAGAAGAGGAAGAGCAAGAAAGAACTCTTCAAGAAATGCTTCACGAACTTTCTAAAAATGTGGGTGGTGTGAAGGAAACGATGACATTACTTCAAGAGCTTCATAAGAGTGGAATATTAGGAGCTGTCAATCATCTTGTAGAAGCCAAGGAAGATGTCACGGAAATTGCTGTTGAGCAGATGCTTCGTCCTCCTGTGACAAATGCCATTAATAATGCTATGGCAGCAGCAGGAGCGCTAACAGATATTAATCCTCAAACAACAGAAAAGCTTGCAAGCGGGTTTGCCAAAGGATTGCAAAAGGCGGAAGAAGGATTAAAAGAGGAGAAAAAAATAAGTATGTTTGAACTTGCTCGGTCATTGAAAGATCCAGATGTTAATCGGGCAATTAAATTCTCTCTCAATTTGTTAAAAGGAGTAGGGGAAGGATTAAATGAGAAATAA
- a CDS encoding GNAT family N-acetyltransferase has protein sequence MKELNLVLMTEEEFHIFIEREVFRYAESLRKYKRLQREEALKKAHLETQRLLPHGINTLFHTFYRCRNRTEDVGTLWIYADKKKKQAFIYHMTIFKCYQGKGYGKATLKEIEKILRKQKIDTISLNVFYENQRAYHLYKEMGFETVSMTMKKQL, from the coding sequence ATGAAAGAACTAAATCTTGTATTAATGACAGAAGAGGAGTTTCATATCTTTATAGAAAGAGAAGTTTTCCGCTATGCGGAAAGTCTTCGTAAATATAAAAGATTACAGAGAGAAGAAGCATTGAAAAAAGCTCATCTCGAAACACAACGTCTTCTTCCTCATGGAATAAACACGCTCTTTCATACTTTTTATCGTTGCCGTAATCGGACTGAAGACGTTGGGACGCTTTGGATATATGCGGATAAGAAAAAGAAGCAGGCTTTTATTTATCACATGACGATTTTTAAATGTTATCAAGGAAAAGGATATGGAAAAGCTACATTAAAGGAAATAGAGAAGATTCTTAGAAAACAAAAAATCGATACCATCTCGCTGAACGTCTTTTATGAAAACCAGCGGGCTTATCACCTTTATAAAGAAATGGGATTTGAAACAGTCAGTATGACGATGAAGAAACAATTATGA
- a CDS encoding L-lactate dehydrogenase, translating into MEKVNRVALIGTGFVGSSYAFALVNQGIADELIMIDLNEQKAMGDVMDLNHGKAFAPHPTHVRFGNYKDCKNVDLVVICAGANQKPGETRLDLVEKNLRIFKNIVDNVMDSGFDGIFLVATNPVDILSYATWKFSSLPKERVIGSGTILDTARFRFLLGEYFNVAPKNVHAYIIGEHGDSELPVYSSADVGSIPVLKMIERNKEYKLEDLDELFLNVRDAAYQIIESKGATFYGIAMGLVRITKAILRNENSILTVSALLEGEYNEENVYIGVPAVINRDGIREIVELDLNKEEEEKFAHSAHVLKEILAPHFEEVTK; encoded by the coding sequence ATGGAAAAAGTAAACCGCGTCGCATTAATTGGAACAGGATTTGTAGGATCAAGCTATGCTTTTGCTCTTGTAAACCAAGGTATTGCAGATGAACTAATTATGATTGACTTGAATGAACAGAAAGCAATGGGAGATGTGATGGACCTTAATCATGGAAAAGCTTTCGCCCCTCATCCGACTCACGTTCGATTTGGTAATTATAAAGATTGTAAAAACGTAGATCTTGTCGTGATTTGTGCAGGGGCTAACCAAAAACCTGGCGAAACTCGCCTTGATCTTGTAGAGAAAAATTTAAGAATCTTTAAAAACATTGTTGATAACGTAATGGATAGCGGATTTGACGGCATCTTTCTTGTCGCAACAAACCCAGTAGATATTTTAAGCTATGCAACTTGGAAATTTAGCAGCTTGCCAAAAGAACGCGTAATCGGCTCTGGCACAATTTTAGATACAGCTCGCTTCCGCTTCCTTCTTGGTGAATATTTCAATGTTGCCCCTAAAAATGTGCATGCTTATATTATCGGAGAACACGGAGATAGTGAACTTCCTGTTTACAGCTCTGCTGATGTTGGTAGTATCCCTGTTCTTAAAATGATTGAACGTAATAAAGAATACAAACTAGAAGATTTAGATGAACTATTTCTAAACGTACGTGATGCTGCCTATCAAATCATTGAAAGTAAAGGTGCTACCTTCTATGGCATTGCAATGGGACTTGTTCGCATTACAAAAGCAATTTTACGCAATGAAAACAGCATATTAACCGTATCTGCCCTCTTAGAAGGTGAATATAACGAAGAAAACGTCTATATCGGGGTTCCAGCCGTTATTAATCGAGATGGAATTCGAGAAATTGTAGAACTTGATTTAAATAAGGAAGAAGAAGAAAAGTTTGCTCATAGTGCACATGTATTAAAAGAGATTTTAGCTCCACACTTTGAAGAAGTAACAAAATAA
- a CDS encoding ABC transporter ATP-binding protein — MEPIPIMELRNITKHYKNKIVLENVSFSIYSNQIIALVGKNGSGKSTLLKIIGGLVKSDSGEVYKPASPLKIGYVPEITPSHIPFTLEEYLIHMGNIRGMDKQHLRQRIDCLLEIFHLQEDRQTAIAELSKGMKQKVIIMQSMIEETDFLILDEPLSGLDPKAQNDMETILLSLKQRGLSIIFTCHEMKLIENLVDRLLCIKNHQIVQTSVPVHAAIGGNKLVFSILAKTSLKEVLPLMKIQQQHDLNSNVNEIEAIVKPEDTDKLLRELLQRGASIKKLFPINEDNENLYSYFERGKN, encoded by the coding sequence ATGGAACCTATACCTATAATGGAATTACGGAATATTACCAAGCACTATAAAAATAAAATAGTCTTAGAAAACGTTTCTTTCTCAATCTATTCAAATCAAATCATTGCACTTGTTGGAAAAAATGGATCTGGTAAAAGTACTTTATTAAAAATTATAGGAGGATTGGTCAAGTCAGACAGCGGGGAAGTGTACAAACCTGCATCTCCTTTAAAAATAGGATATGTTCCTGAAATTACTCCTTCTCATATTCCATTCACTCTAGAAGAATATCTTATTCATATGGGAAACATTAGAGGGATGGATAAACAACACTTAAGACAGCGAATTGATTGTTTACTAGAAATATTTCATTTACAAGAAGACCGCCAAACAGCGATTGCCGAGTTATCTAAAGGGATGAAACAGAAGGTGATTATTATGCAGTCAATGATTGAGGAGACAGATTTCCTTATATTAGACGAGCCCTTATCTGGGTTGGATCCGAAAGCGCAAAATGATATGGAAACGATTCTCTTGTCTTTAAAACAAAGAGGATTAAGTATTATTTTTACGTGTCATGAAATGAAATTAATAGAAAACCTAGTGGATAGACTCCTATGTATTAAGAATCACCAGATTGTTCAAACTAGTGTTCCTGTTCATGCTGCCATTGGAGGAAACAAACTTGTTTTTAGTATTCTTGCGAAAACATCGTTAAAAGAAGTACTTCCTCTTATGAAAATCCAACAACAGCATGATTTGAATTCTAACGTGAACGAGATAGAGGCTATTGTCAAACCCGAGGATACAGATAAACTTTTAAGAGAACTTTTGCAAAGAGGGGCCTCAATTAAGAAACTTTTCCCTATAAATGAAGATAACGAGAATTTATATAGCTATTTCGAGAGGGGGAAGAACTAA
- a CDS encoding LysE family translocator, translated as MELTWLLPYLLVSVTVVLIPGQDMLFVLTQSISSGQKAGLQTVAGSITGTVFHTLLASFGLSVVFASSLLAFNILKIVGVIYLLYLAFQAFREKNPSVVLPHKKQGHYFRKGMIMNLSNPKCALFFLTFLPQFVRPELEHVNLQMLLFGFIFIIETLIIFSIIAFFASKLGQKFIQSLRFQHVLKYTKGTVFGLLGIGLLFSSR; from the coding sequence ATGGAACTTACATGGCTTCTACCTTATCTACTTGTATCCGTCACGGTTGTCCTTATCCCTGGCCAGGATATGCTTTTTGTTCTTACCCAAAGCATATCTTCTGGACAAAAAGCAGGGCTACAAACTGTTGCAGGATCTATTACAGGAACAGTGTTTCATACGCTGCTTGCTTCTTTTGGTCTTTCCGTTGTTTTCGCAAGCTCGCTGCTTGCTTTTAACATTTTAAAAATCGTTGGGGTCATTTATCTTCTCTATTTAGCTTTTCAAGCTTTTCGAGAAAAGAATCCCTCAGTGGTGCTTCCCCATAAAAAACAAGGACACTATTTTCGAAAAGGCATGATTATGAATTTATCGAATCCGAAATGTGCCCTATTTTTCTTGACGTTTCTTCCTCAATTTGTACGTCCAGAGCTTGAACATGTGAATTTACAAATGCTTTTATTTGGTTTTATTTTTATTATCGAAACGTTAATCATTTTTAGCATCATTGCTTTTTTTGCTTCTAAACTTGGCCAAAAGTTTATTCAAAGCTTACGCTTTCAGCATGTTTTAAAATATACAAAAGGAACCGTTTTTGGATTGCTTGGTATTGGTTTATTGTTTTCTAGTCGTTAA